A genomic window from Gammaproteobacteria bacterium includes:
- the purL gene encoding phosphoribosylformylglycinamidine synthase — MLALPGSGALSPFRRKQLLSRLQAREPGVREVAASFLHLVSIDPQPQGAELDRLRDLLNYGPDWPQPEFDGREEVLLALPRRGSISPWSTKASEIARLCGFPNTHRIERALRYRIASSEPLDREARSELFDRMTQDLLPEGVPLEDLFAPEAPRQPKAVPLLSEGREALERANREMALALSPEEIAYLEAGFGTLGRDPTDTELMMFAQVNSEHCRHKIFNADWWDGEERLEHSLFDLIRLTSAHSPEGLLSAYVDNAAVISGGPAQRLFVSGPRQEYTVVEEPAHTCIKVETHNHPTAISPFPGAATGAGGEIRDGAATGRGARPKAGMTGFTVSDLRIPGAARPWENDLQRPGRLASPLQIMLEAPIGAASFNNEFGRPAVSGYFRCFEQDGARHWGYHKPIMIAGGVSAVRDSDVHKLKSPPGALVVVLGGPAMRIGVGGGSASSRGSGADHEELDYASVQRGNAEMQRRAQEVIDRCCELGLAEESGNPILGIHDVGAGGLSNAIPELLHDSGRGANLAYDAIPSADPGMSPLETWCNEAQERYMLAVDGARLQEFEDLCRRERCPWSLLGRMDDKGRIRLLRKSGQPPVDMPLDLLFGGASGMTMRLSEDLPPTDSLDLDGVDPEEAVKRVLSMPAVADKSFLIHIGDRTVGGLVARDQLIGPWQVPVSDVAVTARDFYGQAGEAMAVGERTPVAVIDPAAASRLALAEALTNIAAADIGKAARVRISANWMAAPAAPGQASALRTAVEALSACCRELKVAAPVGKDSLSMRTSWSNADGREHVVTAPVSLVVTAFAPAGDVRRTLTPELANVPGTRLVLFDLSPGRNRLGGSCLAQAFGRSGGQPADLDDPRLLAALIGTLRELAAEEIALAWHDRSDGGLFVTLCEMAFAGRLGLQLEMPGAGGRALLARLFAEEPGGVLQVHEDHLDRVRSLSRENGLEECLVDLGRVMNSRGGLPRPRDIRIRHRDGKLEFDRVELHRRWSELSYRMQSLRDNPETAEEQYRSLLDENDPGLTAVAGHPPREAGKHRRAPAGGARPRVAILREQGVNGHAEMAAAFTQAGFLAVDVHMSDILGGGEDLSGFQGLAACGGFSYGDVLGAGGGWARSILMNERAREVFARYFETPNRFTLGVCNGCQMLSLISELIPGCEHWPRFTRNRSEQFEARLSIVRVEPSPSVLLAGMEGSLLMIATSHGEGRAEFTTRRQRRACEESSLAACRFVDGHGTPTELYPANPNGSPGGLAGLTSGDGRVTALMPHPERLFRSTQHSWHPPGWGEHGPWMQMFLNARSAID, encoded by the coding sequence ATGCTGGCGCTTCCAGGTTCCGGCGCACTATCCCCGTTCCGACGCAAGCAACTCCTGAGCCGTTTGCAGGCCCGGGAACCGGGCGTCCGGGAAGTAGCCGCCAGTTTCCTTCACCTTGTCAGCATCGATCCGCAACCGCAGGGCGCCGAACTCGACCGGCTCCGTGATCTGCTGAACTACGGGCCGGACTGGCCGCAACCGGAATTCGACGGCCGGGAAGAGGTTCTTCTCGCATTGCCCCGGCGCGGCAGCATATCGCCGTGGTCCACAAAGGCCAGCGAGATTGCGCGCCTGTGCGGATTTCCGAATACGCATCGAATCGAACGCGCCTTGCGCTATCGGATAGCCTCTTCGGAGCCCCTGGACCGGGAAGCCCGCTCCGAGCTGTTCGACCGCATGACCCAGGACCTTTTGCCCGAGGGCGTTCCGCTGGAAGATCTGTTCGCCCCGGAAGCCCCGCGGCAGCCGAAAGCGGTTCCCCTGCTTTCGGAGGGCCGCGAGGCGCTTGAACGGGCCAACCGGGAAATGGCGCTGGCCCTGTCGCCGGAGGAGATTGCCTACCTGGAAGCGGGTTTCGGGACGCTGGGACGCGACCCCACCGACACCGAACTGATGATGTTCGCGCAGGTCAATTCGGAGCACTGCCGGCACAAGATTTTCAACGCCGACTGGTGGGATGGAGAGGAGCGGCTCGAGCATTCGCTCTTCGATCTCATCCGCCTGACTTCGGCACACAGCCCGGAGGGATTGCTGTCGGCATATGTAGACAACGCCGCGGTGATCTCGGGCGGCCCGGCCCAGCGCCTGTTCGTGAGCGGCCCCAGGCAGGAATACACCGTCGTCGAGGAGCCGGCGCATACCTGCATCAAGGTCGAAACGCACAACCATCCCACGGCGATCTCGCCCTTTCCTGGCGCCGCGACGGGGGCGGGGGGCGAGATTCGTGACGGGGCGGCAACGGGACGCGGCGCGCGGCCCAAGGCCGGAATGACCGGGTTTACGGTTTCCGATCTCAGGATCCCCGGCGCGGCCCGGCCCTGGGAGAATGATCTTCAGCGGCCCGGCCGGCTCGCCTCTCCCCTGCAGATCATGCTCGAGGCGCCGATCGGGGCGGCGTCTTTCAACAACGAGTTCGGGCGCCCTGCCGTGTCGGGGTATTTCCGTTGCTTCGAACAGGACGGCGCTCGCCACTGGGGCTACCACAAGCCGATCATGATCGCCGGCGGCGTGAGCGCCGTTCGGGATTCCGACGTGCACAAGCTCAAATCTCCGCCGGGGGCGCTGGTGGTGGTCCTGGGGGGACCGGCCATGCGGATCGGCGTAGGCGGCGGCTCCGCTTCATCGAGAGGCAGCGGCGCCGACCACGAGGAACTCGACTATGCATCGGTGCAGCGCGGCAACGCCGAGATGCAGCGGCGAGCGCAGGAGGTCATCGATCGCTGCTGCGAACTGGGCCTTGCGGAGGAGAGCGGGAACCCCATTCTGGGCATCCATGACGTCGGGGCCGGAGGGTTGTCCAACGCAATTCCGGAGTTGCTGCACGACAGCGGAAGGGGCGCGAACCTTGCCTATGACGCCATTCCGAGCGCCGATCCGGGCATGTCTCCGCTCGAAACCTGGTGCAATGAGGCGCAGGAACGCTACATGCTGGCCGTGGACGGCGCGCGGCTGCAGGAATTCGAGGACCTGTGCCGGCGGGAGCGCTGTCCCTGGTCGCTGCTCGGCCGGATGGACGACAAAGGCCGGATAAGGCTGCTGCGAAAGTCCGGACAGCCACCGGTGGACATGCCGCTTGACCTGCTGTTCGGCGGTGCGTCCGGCATGACCATGCGCCTGTCGGAAGATCTGCCACCCACGGACTCCCTTGACTTGGACGGCGTCGATCCCGAAGAGGCCGTCAAGCGCGTGCTGTCGATGCCCGCGGTGGCCGACAAGTCCTTCCTGATCCACATCGGGGACCGGACCGTCGGGGGACTGGTCGCGCGAGATCAATTGATCGGGCCCTGGCAGGTTCCCGTCAGCGACGTGGCCGTGACGGCGCGCGATTTTTACGGCCAAGCCGGGGAAGCGATGGCGGTCGGCGAACGCACGCCCGTGGCGGTCATCGATCCGGCCGCGGCCAGCCGCCTTGCCCTGGCCGAGGCTTTGACGAATATCGCCGCCGCCGACATCGGAAAGGCGGCCCGTGTTCGCATTTCGGCCAACTGGATGGCGGCGCCGGCGGCGCCGGGTCAGGCATCGGCCCTGCGCACGGCCGTCGAAGCCCTTTCAGCCTGTTGCCGGGAGCTGAAGGTTGCTGCGCCGGTCGGCAAGGATTCGCTATCCATGCGGACGTCCTGGAGCAACGCCGACGGCCGCGAGCACGTGGTTACGGCGCCGGTCTCGCTGGTAGTGACCGCATTTGCCCCGGCAGGCGATGTGCGGCGCACGCTGACACCGGAACTGGCGAACGTTCCCGGCACCCGCCTGGTTCTTTTCGACCTGTCGCCGGGCCGCAACCGCCTGGGCGGAAGCTGCCTGGCCCAGGCATTCGGCCGATCCGGGGGGCAACCCGCCGACCTGGACGACCCACGCCTGCTGGCCGCGTTGATCGGGACCTTGCGAGAGCTGGCCGCGGAAGAAATCGCGCTGGCCTGGCACGACCGGTCCGACGGTGGGCTCTTCGTTACCTTGTGCGAAATGGCCTTTGCGGGCCGTCTGGGCCTGCAACTGGAAATGCCCGGCGCGGGAGGCCGGGCCCTTCTCGCGCGGTTGTTCGCCGAGGAACCGGGCGGCGTGCTGCAGGTTCATGAGGACCACCTCGACAGAGTCCGGTCCCTGTCCCGTGAAAACGGCCTGGAAGAATGCCTGGTGGACCTGGGAAGGGTCATGAATTCGCGGGGCGGCTTGCCGCGTCCGCGCGACATCCGGATTCGGCACCGGGACGGCAAGCTGGAATTCGACCGCGTGGAATTGCACCGGCGCTGGTCGGAGCTGAGTTACCGAATGCAATCGCTGCGGGACAACCCCGAGACAGCCGAAGAGCAGTACCGAAGCCTTCTGGACGAAAACGACCCCGGATTGACGGCCGTGGCCGGGCATCCTCCGCGCGAGGCCGGCAAGCACCGCAGGGCGCCTGCCGGCGGCGCCCGGCCCCGGGTAGCCATATTGCGCGAGCAAGGCGTCAACGGGCACGCGGAGATGGCCGCCGCCTTCACCCAAGCCGGTTTTCTGGCCGTGGACGTGCACATGTCGGACATCCTCGGCGGCGGAGAGGATTTGAGCGGATTCCAGGGCCTGGCGGCCTGCGGCGGGTTTTCCTACGGCGACGTGCTCGGCGCCGGGGGCGGCTGGGCGCGTTCCATCCTGATGAACGAACGGGCGCGCGAAGTATTTGCGCGGTATTTCGAGACGCCGAACCGGTTCACGCTGGGAGTTTGCAACGGTTGCCAGATGCTCAGCCTGATTTCGGAACTGATTCCCGGATGCGAACACTGGCCCCGCTTTACCCGCAATCGTTCCGAACAGTTCGAGGCGCGGCTAAGCATCGTGCGGGTCGAGCCCAGCCCTTCCGTGCTGCTGGCGGGCATGGAGGGCTCCCTGCTGATGATCGCGACGTCGCACGGAGAAGGACGAGCCGAATTTACGACGCGCCGGCAGCGCAGGGCTTGTGAAGAGTCAAGCCTGGCCGCCTGCCGGTTCGTGGACGGGCACGGAACGCCCACCGAGCTCTACCCGGCCAATCCAAACGGGTCACCCGGGGGGTTGGCGGGACTGACATCCGGGGACGGGCGTGTGACCGCCCTGATGCCGCACCCGGAACGGCTGTTCCGGTCCACCCAACACTCCTGGCATCCGCCGGGCTGGGGGGAGCATGGTCCGTGGATGCAGATGTTCCTGAACGCGCGTTCGGCCATCGACTGA
- a CDS encoding acetoin utilization protein AcuC, which translates to MLPTLVMGGEKLSGYGWSGDHPFGLDRHGAFEQAMAKLDFGDAIRFESAAPAGPEELERFHGRDYLEFARRRCEENRGFLDGGDTPARSGLFEAACCVVGAALHATEAIMQGRVGNAFLPIGGLHHAGKEHAAGFCVLNDIGVVVETLRSVHGVQRIAYVDIDVHHGDGVYYAYEEDPLLFFADIHEDGRWQYPGTGSENERGRGPAHGTKINLCMQPGDGDSQFLAAFERIEAHVRECAPEFILLQCGADGLKGDPLGRLNYSAGAHAHAAQRLCAIARSACGGRILAMGGGGYSRENLASAWSAVVRNLVEGRS; encoded by the coding sequence ATGCTTCCCACGCTGGTCATGGGCGGCGAAAAATTGTCGGGTTACGGCTGGTCCGGCGATCATCCCTTCGGGCTGGACCGCCACGGAGCCTTCGAGCAGGCGATGGCGAAGCTCGATTTCGGAGATGCAATCCGATTCGAGTCGGCTGCGCCGGCCGGGCCGGAGGAACTGGAGCGGTTTCACGGCCGGGACTACCTCGAGTTCGCCAGACGGCGCTGCGAGGAGAACCGGGGGTTCCTGGACGGGGGCGACACGCCGGCCCGAAGCGGGCTGTTCGAAGCCGCCTGCTGCGTCGTGGGCGCCGCGCTCCACGCCACCGAGGCGATCATGCAGGGCAGGGTCGGTAATGCCTTCCTGCCCATAGGGGGCCTCCATCACGCCGGGAAGGAGCACGCCGCGGGTTTTTGCGTGCTCAACGACATTGGCGTGGTCGTCGAGACACTGCGGTCGGTGCATGGGGTGCAGCGCATCGCCTATGTCGATATTGACGTGCACCACGGCGACGGCGTCTACTATGCCTACGAAGAGGATCCTCTCCTGTTCTTCGCGGACATTCATGAGGACGGCCGCTGGCAATACCCCGGTACGGGCAGCGAGAACGAGCGGGGCAGGGGACCGGCCCACGGCACCAAGATCAACCTGTGCATGCAGCCGGGAGACGGCGATTCGCAATTTCTCGCCGCATTCGAAAGAATCGAGGCTCACGTTCGCGAATGCGCGCCCGAATTCATACTCCTGCAGTGCGGCGCCGACGGATTGAAGGGAGATCCCCTGGGCAGGCTGAATTACAGCGCCGGGGCGCACGCCCATGCGGCGCAGCGCCTTTGCGCCATCGCGCGGTCCGCCTGCGGGGGCCGGATCCTGGCCATGGGCGGCGGCGGCTACTCGCGCGAAAACCTGGCTTCGGCCTGGAGTGCGGTGGTAAGGAACCTGGTGGAAGGCCGTTCCTGA
- a CDS encoding serine hydroxymethyltransferase: MATEYPEIARFDPRLAEALQSEVKRQEDFVELIASENYASRRVMEAQGSVLTNKYAEGYPGRRYYGGCEHVDVAESLAIERALRLFGADYANVQPHSGTQANTAAYLALLKPGDGILGMDLSHGGHLTHGSPVNISGKLFKVSSYGLDPKTELIDYDQLRDQARKNRPRMIVGGFSAYSRVADWKIFREVADEVDAYLMVDMAHVAGLVAVDEYPNPTPLADVVTSTTHKTLRGPRGGLILARDNPEITRRLRSLVFPGTQGGPLMHAIAAKAVAFEEALQPDFRDYQRKVKRNAAALADGLSEKGLRIVSGKTENHLFLVDLGETGVTGAQAEEALDQANITVNKNTVPNDSRSPMITSGLRLGTPACTTRGFGEPEMAMLVDSIASVVNSPDDEALIARVRERVLETCRQFPVYS; the protein is encoded by the coding sequence ATGGCCACTGAATACCCCGAAATCGCCCGGTTCGATCCGCGGCTTGCCGAAGCACTGCAGTCCGAAGTAAAGCGGCAGGAAGACTTTGTCGAGCTTATCGCTTCGGAAAACTATGCCAGCCGCCGCGTGATGGAGGCGCAGGGCTCGGTGCTCACCAACAAGTACGCGGAAGGCTACCCGGGCCGCCGCTACTACGGCGGTTGCGAGCATGTGGACGTGGCCGAGTCGCTGGCCATAGAGCGGGCGTTGCGCCTGTTCGGGGCGGACTACGCGAACGTGCAGCCGCACTCGGGAACGCAGGCCAATACGGCCGCGTACCTCGCATTGTTGAAGCCCGGCGATGGGATTCTCGGCATGGACCTGAGTCACGGCGGCCATCTCACACACGGATCGCCGGTGAACATCTCAGGCAAGCTGTTCAAGGTGTCGAGTTACGGGCTCGACCCGAAGACGGAACTGATCGACTACGACCAGCTGCGCGATCAGGCGCGCAAGAACCGACCGCGCATGATCGTCGGCGGATTCTCGGCTTATTCCCGGGTTGCCGACTGGAAGATTTTCCGCGAAGTCGCCGATGAAGTGGACGCCTACCTGATGGTGGACATGGCGCATGTGGCGGGGCTGGTGGCGGTGGACGAATATCCCAATCCGACACCGCTTGCGGACGTCGTCACCAGCACCACACACAAGACCCTGCGCGGGCCGCGCGGCGGGCTGATTCTGGCTCGCGACAACCCGGAAATCACCAGGCGCCTGCGTTCGCTGGTTTTTCCCGGCACCCAGGGTGGTCCGCTCATGCATGCCATCGCGGCCAAGGCAGTGGCTTTCGAGGAGGCTCTGCAGCCGGATTTCCGCGATTACCAGCGGAAGGTGAAGCGCAACGCCGCGGCTCTCGCCGACGGCTTGAGCGAGAAAGGATTGCGCATCGTTTCCGGCAAGACCGAAAACCACCTGTTCCTCGTGGATCTGGGCGAGACGGGAGTGACCGGCGCCCAGGCCGAGGAAGCGCTGGACCAGGCCAACATCACGGTCAACAAGAACACCGTGCCGAACGATTCCCGCTCGCCGATGATCACCAGCGGTCTGCGCCTCGGGACGCCCGCTTGCACGACACGCGGTTTCGGCGAACCGGAGATGGCGATGCTGGTGGATTCGATCGCCTCGGTGGTGAACAGCCCCGACGATGAAGCCCTGATTGCGCGCGTTCGGGAGCGGGTGCTGGAGACCTGCCGGCAATTTCCGGTGTATTCGTAG
- the ribD gene encoding bifunctional diaminohydroxyphosphoribosylaminopyrimidine deaminase/5-amino-6-(5-phosphoribosylamino)uracil reductase RibD, which produces MREALELAARGLNTTDPNPRVGCVLVKDGERVGGGWHRRAGEDHAEIRALKEAGAAARGATCYVTLEPCSHRGRTGPCADDLVAAGVTRVVFAVTDPNASVRGAGAQRLREAGIDVQGGLLEAQARELNPGYLSRWERGRPWVRIKLAASLDGRTALASRVSQWITSSEARRDGHGWRARSSAVLTGIGTLLADNPRLDARRDDLGEIKPPARVVLDSNLRTPPDARLFERPGDIHVLHCTPDDGAARRRASALSKAGAAVCSLPAGDDGRVSLPAAMGLLADMEFNEIHVEAGAVLCGALLAGKLIDEVVLYTAPVLLGDGAAGLFRLAPLKDMSQRPSFRVLEAGRVGPDVRLILAPAEH; this is translated from the coding sequence ATGAGGGAGGCGCTGGAGCTTGCCGCAAGGGGACTGAACACCACCGACCCCAACCCCCGCGTCGGCTGCGTCCTGGTAAAGGACGGAGAGCGCGTCGGCGGCGGATGGCATCGACGCGCAGGCGAAGATCACGCCGAAATCCGCGCGCTGAAGGAGGCCGGAGCGGCCGCCAGGGGCGCCACCTGCTATGTGACCCTTGAGCCATGCTCGCACCGCGGCCGGACCGGCCCTTGCGCGGACGACCTGGTGGCCGCCGGCGTTACCCGCGTGGTATTCGCCGTCACGGATCCGAATGCGAGCGTTCGGGGCGCCGGCGCACAGCGGCTTCGCGAAGCCGGCATCGACGTCCAGGGCGGATTGCTGGAAGCGCAGGCCCGGGAACTTAACCCCGGCTATCTGTCGCGCTGGGAACGCGGCCGGCCTTGGGTGCGCATAAAGCTGGCCGCCAGCCTGGATGGCCGCACCGCGCTGGCCAGCCGTGTGAGCCAGTGGATTACTTCTTCCGAAGCACGCCGTGACGGACATGGCTGGCGCGCCCGCAGCTCGGCGGTGCTCACGGGCATCGGGACCCTGCTTGCGGACAATCCCCGCCTCGATGCGCGACGCGATGACCTGGGCGAGATCAAGCCGCCGGCCCGCGTTGTCCTGGATTCGAACCTGCGGACGCCGCCCGACGCGCGCCTGTTCGAGCGTCCCGGCGACATACATGTTCTGCACTGTACGCCGGACGACGGGGCGGCAAGACGCCGGGCGTCTGCCCTGTCGAAAGCCGGGGCGGCCGTTTGCAGCCTGCCCGCGGGAGACGACGGGCGGGTTTCGCTTCCCGCCGCGATGGGACTGCTGGCGGACATGGAATTCAACGAAATTCACGTCGAGGCAGGCGCCGTTCTGTGCGGAGCGCTGCTGGCCGGGAAGCTCATCGATGAAGTGGTGCTGTATACCGCACCGGTCCTGCTGGGCGACGGAGCCGCCGGTCTTTTCCGGCTCGCCCCGCTGAAGGACATGAGCCAGCGGCCTTCGTTCCGGGTGCTGGAAGCGGGCAGGGTGGGGCCCGACGTTCGGCTGATACTTGCGCCGGCGGAGCACTGA
- a CDS encoding riboflavin synthase, producing MFTGIVQTIGTVIGVDVFDSGDRRLSIDIRGIAARALEIGASLCVSGACLTIVESTKGVVAMDVSARTLADTVLGAWTVGQRVNLEPALAAGDALGGHFVMGHVDGAAEVLQAREDGRSVELVLSAPGELRSFIAPKGSVALDGVSLTVNDVSNDSFSVNLVPHTLRETTLSDCRAGSRLNLEIDIIARYVARLKATS from the coding sequence GTGTTCACCGGCATTGTCCAGACCATCGGCACGGTTATCGGGGTGGATGTCTTCGACAGCGGTGACCGGCGGCTGAGCATCGACATCCGCGGAATTGCCGCGCGCGCGCTCGAAATCGGCGCCAGCCTTTGCGTCAGCGGGGCCTGCCTGACGATCGTGGAATCCACGAAGGGCGTCGTGGCCATGGACGTTTCGGCGAGAACGCTTGCCGATACGGTGCTGGGGGCATGGACCGTTGGGCAAAGAGTCAATCTCGAGCCGGCGCTGGCGGCCGGTGACGCGCTGGGCGGGCATTTCGTGATGGGTCACGTGGACGGCGCCGCCGAGGTGCTTCAGGCTCGCGAGGACGGGCGCTCCGTCGAGCTGGTCCTGTCCGCGCCCGGGGAGTTGCGAAGTTTCATCGCACCCAAGGGATCGGTTGCGCTCGACGGCGTGAGCCTGACCGTCAATGACGTATCGAACGACTCGTTTTCGGTCAACCTGGTGCCCCACACGCTCAGGGAGACCACGCTATCCGATTGCCGCGCCGGAAGCCGGCTGAACCTGGAAATCGATATCATTGCGCGTTACGTCGCACGACTGAAGGCGACCTCTTGA
- the ribB gene encoding 3,4-dihydroxy-2-butanone-4-phosphate synthase, protein MFSSTEEIIADIGAGRMVIIVDDEDRENEGDLVMAASSVTAPDINYMSLHGRGLICLTLTPEHCRRLRLPLMVADTNVQRSTNFTVSIEAAEGVTTGISAHDRAHTIRVAAAPDARPEDLRQPGHVFPVMAQPGGVLSRAGHTEAGCDLSRLAGLPPSAAIVEILNADGSMARRPHLEKFAAERGLKIGSIADLIRYRLEKDKFVERLEERNARTRFGPCRLIAYEDQVARTVHLALVHGDLRKDDAPLVRVHVHNTLRDAAGVQADLGWPFDAALNQIYASETGVAVLLCYEESPRSMMAAMSSLNGPPRAGGEEVTDLRTIGVGAQILRDLGVTRMRVLGAPRNIHALSGFGLEVVKFVDAGD, encoded by the coding sequence ATGTTTTCCAGCACCGAAGAAATCATTGCCGACATCGGCGCGGGCCGCATGGTCATCATCGTCGACGACGAGGACCGCGAGAACGAGGGCGACCTGGTGATGGCCGCGTCCAGTGTCACCGCCCCGGACATCAACTACATGAGCCTGCACGGCCGTGGCCTGATCTGCCTGACCCTCACGCCCGAGCACTGCCGCCGCCTGCGCCTGCCGCTGATGGTGGCGGACACCAATGTCCAGCGCAGCACCAATTTCACCGTGTCGATCGAGGCGGCGGAGGGCGTTACCACAGGAATATCCGCACACGACCGGGCCCATACGATACGGGTCGCGGCCGCGCCGGACGCCCGGCCGGAGGACCTGCGCCAGCCGGGGCACGTCTTCCCCGTAATGGCCCAGCCGGGCGGCGTGCTCAGCCGCGCCGGCCACACCGAGGCGGGATGCGATCTTTCACGCCTGGCCGGATTGCCGCCCTCCGCGGCGATTGTCGAGATCCTCAACGCGGACGGCAGCATGGCGAGACGGCCCCACCTGGAGAAATTCGCGGCCGAACGGGGCCTGAAGATCGGCAGCATCGCCGACCTGATCCGCTACCGCCTCGAAAAGGACAAGTTCGTCGAACGCCTGGAGGAACGAAACGCCCGGACGCGCTTCGGCCCCTGCCGGCTGATTGCCTACGAGGACCAGGTTGCCCGCACGGTACACCTGGCGCTGGTGCACGGCGATCTCCGCAAGGACGATGCGCCGCTGGTTCGGGTTCACGTCCACAACACGCTGCGCGATGCGGCAGGCGTGCAGGCCGATCTGGGCTGGCCGTTCGACGCCGCACTGAACCAGATCTATGCGTCCGAAACGGGCGTGGCCGTGCTGTTGTGCTACGAGGAATCGCCAAGAAGCATGATGGCCGCCATGTCGTCGCTGAACGGGCCACCCAGGGCCGGCGGCGAGGAAGTCACCGACTTGCGCACGATCGGCGTCGGTGCGCAGATTCTTCGCGACCTCGGGGTAACGCGCATGCGCGTGCTGGGCGCTCCCCGCAATATCCATGCACTCTCGGGCTTCGGCCTGGAAGTCGTCAAGTTCGTCGATGCGGGGGACTAG
- the ribH gene encoding 6,7-dimethyl-8-ribityllumazine synthase: protein MAAGESKLKILIVTADYYDELGELLETGARERFLEAGVAEDRIVLRRVPGCWELPLEVRRLVRRHAPDAVAALGVLIRGETDHYDHIARECCAGLMRVGLDEDVHVALGVLTCGNRAQAEDRCGVRSPERNKGREAANAILRILHADS, encoded by the coding sequence GTGGCCGCCGGAGAGTCGAAACTGAAGATCCTGATCGTTACGGCGGATTACTACGACGAGCTCGGCGAACTTCTGGAGACGGGCGCCCGCGAACGCTTCCTGGAAGCGGGCGTGGCGGAAGACCGGATCGTGCTGCGGCGAGTGCCGGGCTGCTGGGAGCTGCCGCTGGAGGTGCGCCGCCTGGTTCGCCGCCATGCGCCGGACGCCGTGGCTGCTCTCGGCGTGCTTATTCGCGGTGAAACCGACCATTACGATCATATCGCTCGCGAGTGCTGCGCCGGGCTGATGCGCGTAGGCCTCGATGAGGACGTCCACGTCGCCCTGGGCGTGCTGACCTGTGGGAATCGCGCGCAGGCCGAGGACCGTTGCGGCGTGCGGAGTCCGGAGCGCAACAAGGGGCGCGAGGCCGCCAACGCAATCCTTCGTATCCTGCACGCGGATTCTTAG
- the nusB gene encoding transcription antitermination factor NusB — protein MRWERRRRARRLLVQALYQQQLTGSDANEILAQFRLCEDYGRADTKFFTELLRAATTRRDELDRQISAASDIPIERIDPVERAVLWTALAEMQGRGTRRAVAINEAIELAREFGADQGYRFVNAVLDRWARATPEVRADPEADHAD, from the coding sequence ATGCGCTGGGAACGCCGCCGCCGGGCCCGCCGGCTACTGGTGCAGGCGCTGTACCAGCAGCAGCTCACGGGGTCGGATGCGAATGAAATACTGGCCCAGTTCCGTCTGTGCGAAGACTATGGTCGTGCCGATACGAAGTTCTTCACCGAGCTCCTGCGCGCCGCGACGACGCGTCGCGACGAGCTGGACCGGCAGATCTCGGCCGCCAGCGATATCCCCATCGAGCGAATCGATCCGGTTGAACGCGCGGTCCTCTGGACTGCCCTGGCCGAAATGCAGGGCCGGGGCACGCGGCGGGCGGTAGCCATCAACGAGGCGATCGAACTGGCGCGGGAATTCGGCGCCGACCAGGGGTACCGCTTCGTCAACGCAGTGCTGGATCGCTGGGCCAGGGCCACTCCTGAAGTCCGGGCCGATCCAGAAGCCGACCATGCGGACTGA